In Bombus affinis isolate iyBomAffi1 chromosome 11, iyBomAffi1.2, whole genome shotgun sequence, one genomic interval encodes:
- the LOC126922343 gene encoding beclin-1-like protein isoform X2: protein MEHLVPPFKLTESANGTNGFMLVGDSGETESLSHHLKVRATLFDILSSSSCADHPLCDECTDSLLLLMDQQLRMTEGEWSDYNEYLKKLEIEQQHQGHEDIEMETLTKELQDVKSEEERMISELEALRKEEIATRNAIAQQERERERLQSEEERYWKEYSKHKRDLILAEDEYRSLECQLAYAASQLERLKKTNVFNATFHIWHSGHFGTINSFRLGRLPSAPVDWSEINAAWGQTTLLLTALARKMNLTFKRFRLVPFGNHSYIEALDQHRELPLYGSGGFKFLWDTKFDAAMVAFLDCLQQFKEQVEKGDSGFCLPYRMDRGKIEDSATGNSYSIKIQFNSEEQWTKALKFLLTNLKWGLAWVSSQFTKDEAEH, encoded by the exons ATGGAACATTTAGTGCCGCCATTTAAATTAACTGAATCTGCAAATGGAACAAATGGATTCATGTTAGTTGGGGACTCTGGGGAAACAGAAAGTTTAAGTCATCATTTAAag GTACGGGCAACATTGTTTGATATCCTTAGTAGTAGCAGTTGTGCTGATCATCCACTCTGTGATGAATGTACGGATAGTCTTTTGTTATTAATGGATCAACAACTTAGAATGACTGAAGGGGAATGGTCAGATTATAATGAGTACTTAAAGAAATTAGAAATAGAGCAACAACATCAGGGTCATGAAGATATAGAAATGGAAACTCTCACAAAAGAATTGCAAGATGTAAAATCTGAAGAAGAAAGAATGATAAGCGAATTAGAGGCATTGAGAAAGGAAGAAATTGCAACTAGAAATGCCATAGCTCAACaagaaagggaaagggaaaGGTTACAAAGTGAAGAAGAAAGGTATTGGAAGGAATATTCAAAACACAAAAGAGATCTCATATTAGCAGAAGATGAATACCGTAG CTTGGAGTGTCAGTTAGCTTATGCTGCTTCACAACTAGAGAGACTGAAGAAAACAAACGTTTTCAATGCTACATTTCATATTTGGCACTCAGGACACTTCGGAACTATAAATTCCTTCCGGTTAGGTAGATTACCAAGTGCACCAGTAGATTGGAGTGAAATAAACGCTGCTTGGGGACAGACCACTTTGCTATTAACAGCTCTTGCTAGAAAAATGAATCTCACATTTAAACGTTTTCGTTTAGTGCCATTTGGTAATCACAGTTACATTGAAGCTTTAGATCAACACAGAGAACTACCATTATATGGAAGTGGAGGATTTAAATTTCTATGGGATACAAAATTTGATGCAGCAATGGTCGCGTTTCTTGATTGTTTGCAACAATTTAAAGAACAAGTGGAAAAAGGAGACAGTGGATTCTGTCTTCCATATAGAATGGATCGTGGAAAGATAGAAGATTCTGCAACAGGAAACTCTTACTCCATCAA AATACAATTTAATTCAGAAGAACAATGGACCAAGGCATTGAAATTTCTGTTAACGAATTTAAAATGGGGCCTTGCTTGGGTTAGTTCCCAATTCACAAAAGATGAGGCTGAGCATTAG
- the LOC126922346 gene encoding uncharacterized protein LOC126922346: MSCFGGSDDQIYMVEILIHKLTLTKSKIKDIGEYPVTVKVSFLDFPTFEITRDDFYSVKPPPPTEDGTLYFMIGRSCLFIKQPKHLVAELQSTTMKVGVFRLGDTYPIAETEITLPGCLCDQVAMAQNDPENLPKPFKVKGSFNLLDPGENPSGTLEMEMRMSCFGSSIMTHYELHPKFFAFRNKDREREFCVRRLVPSSYQEGVAKNISEYPDRTTLDELKGKAKEQPSKKKKGKGKGKGGEAGGRGR; this comes from the coding sequence ATGTCCTGTTTCGGTGGTAGCGATGATCAAATCTACATGGTCGAAATCTTGATTCACAAGTTGACGTTGACAAAGAGTAAAATCAAAGACATCGGTGAATATCCAGTTACGGTGAAGGTCTCGTTTCTTGATTTTCCCACATTTGAGATTACGCGGGATGACTTTTACTCGGTGAAACCACCACCACCAACCGAGGATGGCACCTTATACTTCATGATAGGCAGAAGTTGTCTGTTTATCAAGCAACCGAAACACCTGGTAGCAGAATTACAATCAACTACGATGAAAGTCGGTGTGTTTCGCCTTGGGGACACATATCCTATTGCTGAAACCGAAATAACGTTACCTGGTTGTTTATGTGATCAAGTAGCGATGGCTCAAAACGATCCAGAAAATCTGCCAAAACCGTTCAAAGTAAAAGGTAGTTTCAATCTGCTGGATCCTGGCGAAAATCCCTCAGGAACATTGGAAATGGAAATGAGGATGTCGTGTTTCGGTAGCTCGATCATGACTCACTATGAACTACATCCTAAGTTCTTCGCCTTTAGGAATAAGGACCGGGAAAGAGAGTTCTGCGTTAGACGCTTAGTACCATCTAGTTATCAGGAAGGCGTTGCTAAGAATATTTCGGAATATCCAGATAGAACGACTCTTGATGAATTGAAAGGAAAAGCAAAAGAACAACcatcaaaaaagaagaaaggaaaaggaaagggAAAAGGTGGAGAGGCTGGAGGGCGAGGCAGATAA
- the LOC126922338 gene encoding uncharacterized protein LOC126922338 yields the protein MALKRKIAKSKEEQLYMLEVFADQVTLSPEIIDINKDNLLVCVRFVDLPEYEISVPQSKESDSNKSPGDSKFGKSCLFAKTPNSLIRAIRWSPMYLDLYRKDVACSNKNGAFLGTAKVSLPTCMCKHVIASQNDTNGLSTPCTVKDSFDVTDSSGKTSGNIAVVLRLSCFGSSIIEQFSLSGKSFMLEDSPLQKFLCPYIIPESSKVEKDPKDESGLDKLLLKPPDSSPRIPMDHPAFKTLTMAEKLNDPKYRELIYKAYPDEPTCSCLPKDRSIHPMICPSGCTYPCCMKLRNPDILLKDENKRVEDPLVNTYCVDNTLPALYVLKQDSSSSKPTRLKGGGEVEQIYLDPSSFRWINYDTDHPWYNEKHNMESRLEGGGEDRDMSNCSCSGGPVMVSAQATSRDNDVIPIFDACTPRITSTGGTPGCICPGKDAKFPRGAAKCMKSPCLGIDCLIRAFKDAQDFVDSIGKVPGLPGLGLMDPSESPYFGRDINKDYVPPDRLASKRKIPHGTSQPAVATTAPTCTAPCSIKPMDDMRPHVVAYSPSIARGIVPPRLGIVREAIPVLPEAGLPTVPVKHRKKEEKKDEKTDKQKELEATSSALMDSEVGPCGEPRCKSRKKKPPDNGSATQSSTHVFSKTRTGVKRAAATAPKSRRKTKKGSKRDLKRRSPHSKQDNLTVHASMHDQHHDAKTVTRRSAMEKSLGPGGDRYVAGSGIMTSQPAFPVSRRVMRYVYFVGDYYPGIHFGHKDCIDIPMRVPANMGWLWNTMDKAGKLKPRIGWRPGAIGRYLYEMLQDAKDVSMDEIEEEKAGIERTDRARADRGRVDRGKADRGRIDRGRLDRVKIDRGKTDRTKIIERARSAPSRPKSGTRRQRAGRTMSYQSMQKQSKMEGEDEGSGSPPTLHIHRKDGTYYVTMYPIRQETSAEPRLSEPMKPLQFKIVKNKDDASITSSSTASDMEIEFSPPAAVTRYRKKPDVVHVDTQVRQQEIIDAYKAEEFRRKARRGPRREKKLKKES from the coding sequence ATGGCTCTAAAAAGGAAGATTGCGAAATCGAAAGAGGAACAGCTCTATATGCTCGAGGTGTTCGCCGATCAAGTGACTTTAAGTCCCGAAATTATAGACATCAATAAGGATAATTTACTCGTATGCGTGAGATTCGTCGATCTGCCAGAGTATGAGATAAGTGTCCCTCAAAGTAAAGAAAGTGATAGTAATAAATCACCTGGAGATTCTAAATTTGGAAAATCGTGTTTGTTTGCCAAGACTCCTAATTCCCTGATTAGAGCTATAAGATGGTCACCTATGTATTTAGACCTGTATCGTAAAGACGTTGCTTGCTCAAACAAAAATGGTGCTTTTTTAGGAACCGCAAAAGTGTCTTTGCCTACTTGCATGTGTAAGCATGTGATTGCTTCACAAAATGACACTAACGGTTTATCTACACCATGTACAGTAAAAGATTCGTTCGATGTAACCGATTCTAGTGGGAAAACGTCTGGTAACATAGCCGTAGTTTTAAGATTATCGTGTTTCGGAAGCAGTATCATCGAGCAATTTTCTCTGAGCGGCAAATCTTTTATGCTGGAGGATTCACCACTTCAAAAATTTCTATGTCCTTATATTATTCCAGAAAGTTCAAAGGTTGAAAAAGATCCGAAAGATGAAAGTGGTCTGGATAAATTATTATTGAAGCCACCAGACTCTTCCCCACGTATTCCAATGGACCATCCCGCTTTTAAGACTCTAACAATGGCCGAAAAGCTCAACGATCCCAAATATCGAGAACTGATATACAAAGCCTATCCAGATGAGCCGACGTGTAGCTGCTTGCCCAAGGATCGTTCGATACATCCTATGATATGTCCATCAGGCTGTACTTATCCTTGCTGCATGAAATTAAGAAATCCCGATATACTACTCAAGGACGAGAACAAACGCGTGGAGGATCCATTAGTCAATACTTACTGCGTTGACAATACCCTGCCTGCGTTGTACGTTCTGAAACAGGATTCTTCGTCTAGTAAACCAACTAGATTGAAAGGCGGTGGAGAAGTAGAGCAGATTTATCTGGATCCGTCTAGTTTCAGATGGATCAATTACGATACTGATCATCCCTGGTACAATGAAAAGCATAATATGGAAAGTCGACTAGAAGGTGGCGGCGAGGATAGAGATATGTCCAACTGCAGCTGTTCCGGTGGCCCGGTTATGGTTTCGGCACAAGCAACTTCTCGAGATAACGATGTAATTCCCATCTTCGACGCTTGCACGCCTCGTATAACGTCGACTGGGGGGACTCCTGGTTGCATTTGTCCTGGAAAAGATGCCAAATTTCCTAGAGGAGCTGCTAAATGTATGAAATCACCGTGTTTGGGGATAGATTGCTTGATTCGAGCTTTCAAAGATGCACAAGACTTCGTAGATTCCATTGGAAAAGTACCAGGATTGCCAGGACTCGGTTTAATGGATCCATCAGAGAGTCCTTATTTTGGTAGAGATATCAACAAGGACTACGTGCCTCCAGATCGACTAGCATCGAAGAGGAAGATACCACATGGGACTTCACAACCAGCAGTAGCAACAACGGCTCCTACTTGCACCGCTCCCTGTAGCATCAAACCTATGGACGATATGCGTCCTCATGTTGTTGCTTACTCGCCTTCGATTGCACGAGGAATCGTGCCGCCTCGGTTGGGAATCGTCCGCGAGGCTATACCTGTTTTACCGGAGGCCGGTTTACCAACCGTGCCTGTAAAACataggaagaaggaggagaagaaggaCGAGAAAACGGACAAACAGAAGGAGCTCGAAGCCACGTCGTCCGCCCTGATGGACTCGGAGGTGGGTCCTTGCGGTGAACCGAGATGCAAATCGAGGAAAAAGAAGCCACCAGATAATGGTAGCGCGACCCAGAGTAGCACTCATGTCTTTTCTAAGACGCGGACCGGTGTAAAGCGTGCCGCCGCTACCGCGCCAAAATCCCGTCGTAAAACGAAGAAAGGATCCAAACGGGACTTGAAACGCCGTAGTCCGCACTCGAAGCAGGACAATCTGACGGTACACGCATCCATGCACGATCAGCACCATGATGCTAAGACGGTGACTCGACGAAGTGCAATGGAAAAATCTCTAGGACCTGGTGGTGATCGCTATGTAGCTGGATCAGGTATTATGACCTCGCAACCGGCATTTCCAGTCAGCAGACGAGTAATGCGATACGTCTACTTCGTCGGTGATTATTATCCTGGGATTCACTTCGGTCACAAAGACTGTATCGACATACCCATGAGAGTCCCGGCTAACATGGGTTGGTTATGGAATACGATGGACAAGGCGGGAAAATTGAAGCCGCGCATTGGTTGGAGGCCGGGTGCCATTGGCCGCTATTTGTACGAAATGCTGCAAGATGCGAAGGATGTTTCTATGGatgaaatagaagaagaaaaagcagGAATAGAACGAACTGATCGTGCTCGAGCCGATCGAGGAAGAGTTGATCGTGGAAAAGCCGATCGTGGCAGAATCGATCGTGGAAGACTCGATCGCGTAAAAATCGATCGTGGAAAAACTGATCGCACAAAAATAATAGAACGTGCGAGATCAGCACCTTCGCGGCCAAAGAGTGGCACAAGAAGACAGAGAGCCGGAAGAACTATGAGTTACCAGTCGATGCAAAAGCAATCGAAGATGGAGGGAGAAGATGAAGGATCGGGATCTCCACCGACTTTACATATTCACAGGAAAGATGGCACTTACTATGTAACGATGTATCCCATTAGGCAAGAGACATCTGCCGAGCCTCGTTTGTCCGAGCCAATGAAACCGCTGCAGTTTAAAATCGTGAAGAACAAGGACGACGCTTCTATCACGTCTAGCTCGACGGCGTCTGATATGGAGATTGAATTCTCTCCTCCCGCAGCTGTAACCAGGTATCGTAAAAAGCCTGATGTTGTTCACGTTGATACCCAGGTTCGTCAGCAGGAAATTATAGACGCGTACAAAGCGGAAGAGTTTAGGAGAAAGGCTAGAAGAGGACCTAGGAGGGAAAAGAAGTTGAAAAAAGAGTCATAA
- the LOC126922347 gene encoding uridine diphosphate glucose pyrophosphatase NUDT14-like — protein MDIKAQEKQNKNIRRRILDVQQLRIAECPSDSPWIRPVRIHYQQDGEQKDWDVVRAHDGVSIIIFNISRKKLVFVRQYRPAFFYTFLPEKQGPVDLKQYPPSLGLTLELCAGIVDKDKPLVEIAKDEVREECGYEVPTEAFKYIITFRYVSTSVCKHTLFYVEVTDEMHTHPGGGAASEGELIEVVELSIPEVKEYINSEEVQSPPCLLYGVTWFLANKSQHCS, from the exons ATGGATATAAAGGCACAagagaagcaaaataaaaatatacgtcGAAGAATACTCGATGTGCAACAATTACGTATAGCAGAATGTCCGTCGGATTCACCGTGGATCAGACCCGTTCGGATACATTACCAACAAGATGGCGAACAGAAAGATTGGGATGTGGTAAGAGCACATGATGGTGTGAGTATAATTATCTTCAACATCAGCCGAAAGAAACTGGTGTTTGTTCGACAATATCGCCCAGCGTTCTTTTATACGTTTCTTCCGGAGAAACAAGGGCCGGTAGATCTTAAACAATATCCACCGTCACTGGGTTTAACTTTGGAACTTTGCGCCGGTATTGTGGATAAAGATAAACCACTTGTCGAGATTGCGAAAGATGAAGTAAGAGAAGAATGTGGATACGAAGTGCCAACAGAAGCCTTTAAATACATCATTACTTTCAG GTATGTTTCCACTTCAGTCTGCAAACATACACTATTTTACGTGGAAGTTACAGATGAGATGCATACACATCCTG GAGGGGGTGCTGCATCTGAAGGTGAACTGATCGAAGTGGTGGAACTAAGCATCCCAGAAGTAAAAGAATACATCAATTCTGAGGAAGTTCAAAGTCCACCTTGTTTATTATATGGTGTCACCTGGTTTTTAGCTAACAAATCTCAACACTGTTCTTAA
- the LOC126922343 gene encoding beclin-1-like protein isoform X1, which yields MVDMKSNVSFACQRCLQPLRLDPSFYHLGEHTLAELSLPIQQHVVGELEPQSGSMEHLVPPFKLTESANGTNGFMLVGDSGETESLSHHLKVRATLFDILSSSSCADHPLCDECTDSLLLLMDQQLRMTEGEWSDYNEYLKKLEIEQQHQGHEDIEMETLTKELQDVKSEEERMISELEALRKEEIATRNAIAQQERERERLQSEEERYWKEYSKHKRDLILAEDEYRSLECQLAYAASQLERLKKTNVFNATFHIWHSGHFGTINSFRLGRLPSAPVDWSEINAAWGQTTLLLTALARKMNLTFKRFRLVPFGNHSYIEALDQHRELPLYGSGGFKFLWDTKFDAAMVAFLDCLQQFKEQVEKGDSGFCLPYRMDRGKIEDSATGNSYSIKIQFNSEEQWTKALKFLLTNLKWGLAWVSSQFTKDEAEH from the exons ATGGTTGATATGAAAAGTAATGTGAGTTTTGCGTGTCAACGATGTCTACAACCTCTCAGACTAGATCCAAGTTTTTATCATCTCGGAGAACACACGCTAGCCGAACTTTCAC ttCCTATTCAACAACATGTGGTGGGTGAGCTAGAGCCCCAAAGTGGAAGTATGGAACATTTAGTGCCGCCATTTAAATTAACTGAATCTGCAAATGGAACAAATGGATTCATGTTAGTTGGGGACTCTGGGGAAACAGAAAGTTTAAGTCATCATTTAAag GTACGGGCAACATTGTTTGATATCCTTAGTAGTAGCAGTTGTGCTGATCATCCACTCTGTGATGAATGTACGGATAGTCTTTTGTTATTAATGGATCAACAACTTAGAATGACTGAAGGGGAATGGTCAGATTATAATGAGTACTTAAAGAAATTAGAAATAGAGCAACAACATCAGGGTCATGAAGATATAGAAATGGAAACTCTCACAAAAGAATTGCAAGATGTAAAATCTGAAGAAGAAAGAATGATAAGCGAATTAGAGGCATTGAGAAAGGAAGAAATTGCAACTAGAAATGCCATAGCTCAACaagaaagggaaagggaaaGGTTACAAAGTGAAGAAGAAAGGTATTGGAAGGAATATTCAAAACACAAAAGAGATCTCATATTAGCAGAAGATGAATACCGTAG CTTGGAGTGTCAGTTAGCTTATGCTGCTTCACAACTAGAGAGACTGAAGAAAACAAACGTTTTCAATGCTACATTTCATATTTGGCACTCAGGACACTTCGGAACTATAAATTCCTTCCGGTTAGGTAGATTACCAAGTGCACCAGTAGATTGGAGTGAAATAAACGCTGCTTGGGGACAGACCACTTTGCTATTAACAGCTCTTGCTAGAAAAATGAATCTCACATTTAAACGTTTTCGTTTAGTGCCATTTGGTAATCACAGTTACATTGAAGCTTTAGATCAACACAGAGAACTACCATTATATGGAAGTGGAGGATTTAAATTTCTATGGGATACAAAATTTGATGCAGCAATGGTCGCGTTTCTTGATTGTTTGCAACAATTTAAAGAACAAGTGGAAAAAGGAGACAGTGGATTCTGTCTTCCATATAGAATGGATCGTGGAAAGATAGAAGATTCTGCAACAGGAAACTCTTACTCCATCAA AATACAATTTAATTCAGAAGAACAATGGACCAAGGCATTGAAATTTCTGTTAACGAATTTAAAATGGGGCCTTGCTTGGGTTAGTTCCCAATTCACAAAAGATGAGGCTGAGCATTAG